A single window of Nicotiana tomentosiformis chromosome 1, ASM39032v3, whole genome shotgun sequence DNA harbors:
- the LOC104121182 gene encoding tyrosine decarboxylase 2: MEGELKPMDAEQLREYGHQMVDFIADYYKNIENFPVLSQVQPGYLRKLLPETAPAHSETLQDVLEDVQTKILPGVTHWQSPDYFAYFPSNSSVAGFLGEMLSAGINMVGFSWITSPAATELEMIVLDWLAKELKLPDEFLSTGQGGGVIQGTASEAVLVVLLAARDKVLRKVGKDAIGKLVVYCSDQTHSALQKACQIGGIHPENFRMLKADPSKDYALSPDTLSEAVSHDLATGLIPFFFCATIGTTSSTAVDPLLALGKIAKSNSMWFHVDAAYAGSACICPEFRHYIDGVEEADSFNMNAHKWFLTNFDCSALWVKDRSALIQSLSTNPEFLKNKASQGKLVVDYKDWQIPLGRRFRSLKLWMVLRLYGMEKLQAYIRNHIELARHFEELVAQDQRFEIVTPRKFSLVCFRLLPPQSSEDYANNLNHDLLDAVNSTGKLFISHTVLSNRYVLRFAIGAPLTEERHILAAWKVFQDEAATLLSKC, translated from the exons CTTCCCTGTTCTCAGTCAAGTTCAG CCCGGTTATCTTCGTAAGCTACTTCCTGAAACCGCACCTGCTCATTCCGAGACATTGCAAGACGTTCTTGAAG ATGTACAGACAAAAATATTACCAGGGGTGACTCATTGGCAGAGCCCAGATTACTTTGCATATTTTCCTTCTAATAGTAGTGTAGCTGGATTTTTGGGGGAGATGCTCAGTGCCGGGATTAACATGGTTGGTTTTAGTTGGATAACTTCTCCAGCAGCAACAGAACTCGAAATGATCGTTCTGGATTGGCTTGCTAAAGAACTTAAGTTGCCTGATGAATTCCTTTCAACAG GTCAAGGAGGTGGAGTTATACAGGGAACAGCAAGTGAAGCTGTTCTAGTTGTGCTTTTAGCTGCTCGGGACAAGGTCTTGAGAAAGGTCGGAAAAGATGCAATTGGCAAATTGGTGGTCTATTGTTCTGATCAAACTCATTCTGCTTTACAGAAAGCTTGCCAG ATAGGAGGAATTCATCCTGAGAACTTTAGGATGCTGAAAGCAGACCCATCCAAGGATTATGCTCTTTCTCCTGACACACTTTCAGAAGCTGTATCACATGACCTGGCCACTGGTTTAATACCCTTCTTCTTTTGTGCTACT ATTGGTACAACATCTTCCACTGCTGTGGATCCTTTGCTTGCCCTGGGAAAGATTGCCAAG AGTAATAGCATGTGGTTTCATGTGGATGCTGCCTACGCTGGAAGTGCATGTATCTGTCCAGAATTCCGGCACTATATTGATGGTGTAGAAGAAGCTGATTCTTTCAACATGAATGCACATAAGTGGTTCCTGACAAACTTTGACTGTTCAGCTCTCTGGGTCAAG GATCGGAGTGCACTTATCCAGTCACTGTCAACAAATCCTGAATTTCTCAAAAACAAA GCTTCTCAAGGAAAATTGGTTGTGGATTACAAGGACTGGCAAATTCCCCTTGGACGCAGGTTCAG ATCATTGAAGTTGTGGATGGTATTGAGACTCTATGGGATGGAAAAGCTTCAAGCTTACATAAGAAACCATATAGAACTAGCAAGGCATTTTGAGGAACTCGTTGCTCAAGACCAGAGGTTTGAG ATTGTCACCCCTCGGAAGTTCTCTTTGGTTTGCTTTCGCTTGCTACCACCCCAGAGTAGTGAAGATTATGCCAACAATCTGAACCATGACCTGCTAGATGCTGTTAACTCAACTGGGAAATTGTTTATTTCACACACG GTTCTTTCAAATAGATACGTACTACGTTTTGCAATAGGGGCCCCACTAACAGAAGAGAGGCACATTCTTGCAGCTTGGAAAGTTTTTCAAGACGAGGCTGCTACATTGTTAAGCAAATGTTAA